The genomic segment GGCTGACCGGGGTGACGAGGAAGCGGTTCAGCGTGCCGCGTTCGATCTCCTCAAGGGTGCCCATGCCCGCCCACATGCTGGAGGACAGGGCGCTCATCACCACCACGCCCGGCACCAGGTAGTCCAGGTAGGACGTGGTGCCGAAGCCGCCCAGCTCGACGACCTTGCGGAACAGCGAGCCGAAGAGGAACAGCCAGATCACCGGCTGCACCAGGGTGATCACCAGGAAGGCCGGCTGCCGCAGGATCGCGGTCAGTTGACGCTGCGTCATGTACCAGGTGTGGTTCAAGGTCGCCGTACTCATCGGGCACCTCCAGCGGTGGCGGGGACGGGAGCGCCGTCACCGGTGTCGGCGTCCGCGAAACGGCGGCCGGCGTAGCGCAGATAGACATCGTCGAGGGACGGCCGGGCCACGGTCACCGAGGCGACGGCCGCGCCCTCGCGTTCGAGGACGGCGAGCACATGCGGCACCGCGGACGGACCGTCGTCGGCGCGGGCCCGCACATGGCGGCCGTCGACGACCGCCTCCCGGACGCCGGCGAACTCCGACAGCGCCGTCTCCAGCAGCCGCGCGTCGAGCGGGCCGGTGTCCTCCCGCAGCACGACCTGGACGGCGTCGCCGTGCAGTTCGCCCTTCAGCTCGTCGGGCGTGCCCTCGGCGACGACCCGGCCGCGGTCGACGATCGCGACGCGCTCGGCGAGCCGGTCGGCCTCTTCGAGATAGTGGGTGGTCAGCAGGATCGTCAGGCCCTCGTCACCGGCCAGCCGGGAGATCTCCTCCCACATGGCGGTACGCGCCTCGGGGTCGAGACCGGTGGTGGGCTCGTCGAGGAAGAGCACCTCGGGCCGGTGGACCAGCCCGATGGCCACGTCCAGCCGGCGCTGCATACCGCCGGAGTACGTCTTGACCAGCCGCTTGGCGGCATCGGTGAGAGCGAAACGGTCCAGCAGCTCATCGGCCCGCCGGGTCAGCGCGGCGCCCCTGAGCCCGTACAGCCGCCCCTGCAGGAGCAAGTTCTCCCGGCCGGTGGCGACCGGGTCCGCGCCGGACTTCTGCGCGACCACCCCGATGGCCCGGCGGACCCGGTCCGGATGCCGCAGCGCGTCATGACCCGCGACGATCGCGGTCCCGGAATCCGGACG from the Streptomyces sp. RKAG293 genome contains:
- a CDS encoding ATP-binding cassette domain-containing protein yields the protein MTTTRAPAVAAHNLIKTYPGDIKALDGMDITVGAGTVFGLLGPNGAGKSTTVKILTTLARPDSGTAIVAGHDALRHPDRVRRAIGVVAQKSGADPVATGRENLLLQGRLYGLRGAALTRRADELLDRFALTDAAKRLVKTYSGGMQRRLDVAIGLVHRPEVLFLDEPTTGLDPEARTAMWEEISRLAGDEGLTILLTTHYLEEADRLAERVAIVDRGRVVAEGTPDELKGELHGDAVQVVLREDTGPLDARLLETALSEFAGVREAVVDGRHVRARADDGPSAVPHVLAVLEREGAAVASVTVARPSLDDVYLRYAGRRFADADTGDGAPVPATAGGAR